In the genome of Streptomyces sp. SLBN-118, the window GAGGTGTCGATCGACCCGCTGCGCATGTTCAACGGACCCGAGGGCCGCCACTACGCCCTGTCCTACCTCACCCTCCAGCTCGGCATCGGCCCGATGAGCACCAGCGGCGAGGTCCTGCACCACGCCGTCGAGCAGGCCGCCGCCAGCGATGCCCCTTCCATGCACCGCGTGCTTCAGGTCCTCGAGGAGATGGCCACGAGCGAGGCCGGCAAGCGGCAGGACGCGGCCGCCACCCTCGCCGGACTCGTCCGTGTTGTGGCCACCAACTCCCTGGCCCGGATGGTGTTCGACCCGACGCTGCCGCCGGTGCGGCTGGACGCCTCCAGCACATCCGACATGATCGTGATCACCACGACCGGGCTGAAGCTGCCCGAGAATCGGTTGACGGCCTCCGCAGTTACGTACCTCGGCTCCGCCGACGGACAGTGCGGATGGTGGCTCCACTACACCAGGCGCGAGGAGGGCTTCGGTGAAGATGGCGACCTGGCCCACGTCCTCACCCTCATCGCCCCTTGCGCCTGCGGCACCTACATCACCGTGGAACTGGTCGACGAAGACGCGCTGATCGTGATGCTCGACGAACTCGACACCCCGCCCGTCGCCTGCAACTACCGGTTGCGAGTCCGGGAGGCCAGCTGGGCCGACGCCCGGCACGACAGCACCGAGGCGCCCTTCTAGGGCCCGCGCATACTCCCCGGGCGCAGACCGCACGATGCAGCGACCCGTGGCTGGTCACCCGCCGGTTGGCCCGAGGGGCGTTTCGCGGGGCCGTTCGCCCGATCGGGCGTGCCAGTGATCATTGGTGCCCGAGGTCCGTCCTTCGCAGGTGGGCGAGCACGTCGGCGAGCGGGAGATCGTTCTGGTCCTTGTCTTTCTCCCAGAGCTGCATTACCGCGGCCGCCGCTTCGGCCATCTGTGGAGGCAGGCCTGCCGCACGCAATGCTTCCGCGACCTCGCCCATCTCTGGCGCCCATCGCCAGGCTCGCGCCGCGACACTCGGCAGGTAGCCCGGGTCGGAAAGGATCTCGGACGTCATGACCTTCGCTTCCGCGGTCAGAAGGTGAGCCACTCCGTATTGCTCGGCGAGTGCGTGTGAGACGCCGGCGAGGGTGCGGGCGACCTTCTGGAAGCTGGCGAAAGCCATCTTCAGTGCCGATGCCGCGCCAAGTTCTGCGCCAGCCCGCCTGACATCGATTTCCGTGTTCTCAAACAACTCACCGATCAAGCCAACGACATGGGGGTCTCCAGAGAGGTAGAGACGGGCACGCCGGCCCTGGCCAGGCGGCGGACCGATGATCGCACCGTCCAGGATTGCGCAGCCGGGTGCCATTCTTTCCGCGGTCCGAAGCATTCGCTGCGGGCTGATCGCGTTGGCATCCACATACGTGCCCTCGAACTCGTGCGTCGCCACCGCGGCCGCGACGCTCTCGGCGGCCTGCGGTGGGCAGACGGAGAGCACGATCTCGCTCGCCGCCAAGGCCTCACCGAGCGACGAGCACGGGATGAGTCCTGCCTTCTCGGCTCGCGAGCGCGTGAGATCGCTGCGGCCTTCGGCAACCCACAGAACCCGATGGCCGGACAGCACCGCCTGAGCGGCAAGTGGTGCGCCCATGGAGCCGGGGTGGAGCAGGGTCACCGTGGTCACTACATGCCTCCGGATGGCAGCTCGAGGGCGTGCCGTTCGTGATGGGTGGCGAGAGCCTCGCGCAGTCCGATCGCCGTCGGCGCCTTGGCCCCGGGGTGGAGGGCGAGGTTCCGCGTGAAGTGCCCGAGCCGCTTCCTGACACTTTCCGTGCCGCGCCGCGCATTGACCTCAAGCACGGCGTGCACCTGGTGTGCGGCGCCGTCCAGGTCTCCACGGCCCATGCGAGCCATGGCCAAGTCCATGCGGGCCAGTGACATCTCGCCGAGCCGACGTTGTTCTGGAGCAGCTGACTCGAAAATGGTGACCGCTTCGTCTGCGGCTGCTTCAGCATCGCCAAGGTGCTCGCTTCCACCGAGCCACAGATGGGTGCTGCTGGCGTAGAAGAGCTGCTTCTCGAAAGGGAAGGACAGCATCCCGCCGGGCAGATCGTCGCCGGCGGTGACTCGCTCGCGCATGGCCTCGGCTTCGAGAAGGGCGGCGAGTGCGTCGGTCGGCTGGTTGAGCTGGCCGTGAGCACGTGCCTTGATGCTCATCAGCCGGATGTGAGCCGTTCCCTGCTCGGGCATGAATCCACTGCCGGCTTCTGCAAGCCGTACCGCGTCGCCGGGGCGGCCGTCCCAGTAGGCAATCAGAGCCTGCAACCCACGAACCCAAGCTCGCAGGCCATTGTGTCCGGCGAGCTCACCACACATGAACGCCGTACGAGCCTGCGTCTCGGCGGCGACGTATTTCCCGAGGTCGAAGCTCGCGTTCGCCAGCACACCGCAGAGCACGCCGGCGGCCACGTACAGATCTCGGGTGAGATGTGGGGCCTGGCGGCCTTCCAGAAGTTCGAAGGAGCGGTTGCGGAGGTCCCTGACCTCGTGAAACAGCGGCCCCACGGGACGGTTCGGATAGGTGATCACTATCCGCCGAATGTCCGCCTCCAACTGCTCCATGGTGTGTGGGCCGCAGTTGCTGCCCTCCACCCTGGCCGCAAAGCTGGCCGACTCGTTGGCCGCTGCCATCACCACATCCTCGGGCACGTACTCGCTCTGCACTCCTGCCCCGCATTCTGCGGGATCGCCAACGGCGAGAGCGGGCCGGGCAGCCGCCTGCGCTGCCGGTGCGAAAAGCGCACTGATCGGAGTCGGGCGGAAGAGGTACTCAAGGATGCGCCTGGCCTCTGTCCTGGGGAGCCCCTTCATCTCGCCGTGGGCCCACCGAAGGAACTGTCGCCGCTCAATTGTGGCGGTGGCCAGACCGGTCGGGCCCTCAAGACTGGCGAGCTCTCGCGCGGCGTTCTCGTACCGCTGCCGGAACACCTCGTAGCTCTGCCAGTGGCGCTCGTTGATCAGTAACTGGAAGAGGGTCCGATCTGTCGGCTCCATGACCACCTCTTGGGCTCGTGATTGCGCTGCCACCCACGCTAGACAGCAACTGCGGCGCCCAACAGTGGCGTTGGCGCTCGGGAAGCGCCATGCGAGAAGAAGACACAACTAAGGCAGAAGACGGCACAACAAGACACAGCTATGGCACTCGTTAAGTCCTGGTGCCCGAGCCAGACTGCCACTCCACCGTCACAGATACCGATCTGCCAATCACTTTCCGTTCAACTACGTACGGATGGCTGACGAGGGGAAACTCGATGGTCTCGGCCATGACCGCCACCATGGCACCCTGCCGCGCCGACAACGCTCGTCGTCGGAGGGCTGCGTCTGGCCAGCAGGTCGTTTCCTTCGCATGCACTCGGCCATCCTCCGGGGAGGAAACCAGACCGGAGGATGCTCGCCGCGTGGCCCAGATCCGCCGATTAGCCTGCGCCTCACTGCGTTTCCGGGGTTTTGACATGGTCACCGTGTCGGCGGCGCTCTTGATCAGCGAGCTCGTCACCAACGCACACCAGCAGGACCTGGGCCCCGCCGGCCTTCCCAATCCACTCGCAGGGCATACCAGGGGAGGCGGAGCGCAATGACGGCTGGATCCGCCGAGAGCCTCGCCGAGCGACCGGCATTCACCCCCGAGAGCGTGCGCGACGACCTGGCCCTGCGCATCGAGCGCGGGGCTAGAGCGGAAGGCGAACCCATGCCGGAGTACGAAGGACAGTGGGTCGGACGCCTTCGCCGGATTGGCGCCGCCAAGCTGCGCCACTGGGGACTCCCGTGCCTCGTCGAGAGCGCTGAACTTTTGATCAGCGAACTCGTCACGAACGCGCTGAGGCATGGGACGGGCGGCGAAGTCGCTTTTCGATTCCTCCTCGCCATGGACGTGCTCGTGATCGAGGTAGACGACGGTTCCCCTGGCCGGCCCCGCGTCCACGAAGCCGACCCGGATGAAGAGAGCGGCCGCGGCATGCTCATCGTCGCCTCTGTCGCCGCGAGCTGGGGCGTGAGTCCCGACGGAACCACGACCTGGTGCACCCTCACGATCCCCACAACCACGCGGAGCAGCCGATGACCGTCTCTGTGACCGAGGCTCCAGTGATCGCTGTTGCGAGCGTCAGACGGTACTCGGGCGACGTCGGAACCCGGACCCGAGTGCTGGCCAGACTCAGGGAAGTGGCCCTTCAAGACTCGGCCGAAATCCCCGCGCTGGACGCCGTATTCGACGACCTCGAATCCGTGCTTGGCGAACGTGCCGAACTGACGGGGGACGAAGTCAAGTTGCTCACTCCCTGTTTACACAAGGTCTTCCGGAGGATTCTCGGGATGGCGGAGGCGTCCAATGTCGGAGTAGCCCCTGACACGATCGGGCGCGCTCGCGAACTTCTGGTGGAGCGGTTTCCCGGGGACTTCTTACCTGCCCGCGCGCACCTTCGGCGACTGGCCATGGCTGTTGAGGACGTGTTTGACCAGTTGCTGGAGGACATGCCGTGACCGCTCGCGTTGCTCGTTTTAGCCAGCATGAGCTTCCGCCACTGACGATCGCTGTACTGCCCGCGCGCGAGGCGTACGACTACGAAACCTTCAGGCATCGGCTGGCAGACGTCTCGGTCCTTGACCAGAGCGTTGCGATTCGCGTCTTCCGGATTCCTCTCCTGGCCGTCCCGGCCGGCGGCCGACGCCGAGGCGGCTACTTCTCCACCGCCAGCCTGTCCGTCGGCCTGGCCGTGCGAGGCCTGCTGCAGGGCCGTCCCGGCTTCACGTCGCCGCGCCTGCGCTGGTCGCCCTACCGGGATGCCTGCCACATCGTCGAGTGGGGCGAGACACCGCCCAGTTGCTGGGACGACGTAGCCCGGGGCCGCTTCTACGGCGACAGCGACATCGCCTTCGCCGACTTCTGCGCCGCGCTGCCGCCGCCGCTGCCCGCGGCCCATGACCCCCTCTTCGGCGTTCCGGAGCCGTTCCCCCGCAGCTTCGTAGAACGCCGAAGAGGGCCCACCTCCCCATCAAACGAGCACGCCCGAGAGGAAGAGCGCACATGTGTCGGCATGTTCCCCCCTGTCCTACAACTGAGGCGCCCGATCGCGAAGCCGCCACGGTGATCGCGCGCCACGACGATCAGGGCTGGTCGCTGCTGTGCAACGGCCTCCCCCTTTTCGAGGACACCGGTGGATTGCTGCCCGACGGCAGCGTGGTGGCGCCCCACCGCCCCATCCCTGCCGCTCAGAAAGCGGCCGCATGAGCCAGCGCCAGTTCTTGTGGAATGGCCTTCGTGTGCCCTTCATCGCGCCCTGGTCGAGCGAGAAGACGCGTCCGGGCACCATCGTGCTGCGGCGTGGTGCCGACGGCGACGGTATCGGCTATGCGGACGAGTGCAGCAGGTCCGATCGAAGGGACGGCGCGCTGCGGGTCCGGATGGCCGCTGTACGCGGAGTCGGCAGGCCGCTCCTCGCCAAGGTCCACGCGCTGCGCCAGCGGCAGGCGATGAATCACATGCTGTGTCAGGTCTGTGGCGTGCTCCACTCTGGGCCGCGGCACCGAGCGGCACCTCTTCCTGATGCGCGACACGGACGGGCGGCCCATCCGTGAGGGCGAGCAGACGGCCATGCCGCCCATCCACGAGACGTGTGCGTCCGAAGCGATGCGGGACTGCCCGCATCTGCGGGAGGGCTGTGTGGCGGCGCTGGTGGAGTACGCCCCCGCATGGGGTGTCGCCGACATCGTTCACGAACCAAAGACGCCCCAGCCGCTGCCACCCGAGGACGGCGCGGAGCTCACGTTCGTGGCGTACCGCGACCCGAGAATCCGATGGACCCTTGCAGCACGCGATGTCGTCGTCCTGCAGGGCTGCGCCGCCGTCGACCTGGACAATCTCGCGGCTCGCGCCGCGGCCTAGATGACCACCCGGCGGGCCGGCTGCTTCGGCCCGGCCCGTTGGGTGGTGCAAGACCCGGCGCGGGGCGACAGCTTCACGCCCCCGTCCCCGCGAAGGGAAACCCCGCGTCGGGACACAAAAGGCAAGGTCTCAGCCACCCTCGGCGCGCGGCCCCTCACGAAAGGCAACCGGTGAATAGCCTCCTCAACGTGGAAGCCGCAGGGCACCAGCGCGGTGCGCAGATAGGGCCTTTAGCCGCCCCCGAGGGACATGGGCGCGACGCCGACCTGCCCGCCCAGCGCGGTCGGTCTCCTCGCGGCGGCCCCGGCCCGGTCTACCGCGTCTACCCGGCCAACACCCGCGATGACCATCGCGGGCGACCGGGTCGTCGGCAAGGTCCACAGCCGGATGTCCTGGCCCCGGTGCGTAGCAGTCGGGAGCCAGGAGTCATGCACCACTCCGACAATAAACCCCAACAGAAACAGGTAATCGGATGACTGCTATTGGTGGCTCGACTGTTCGTGATCCCGACGCGCTGCGTGCGGGCATGGTCCGCGCGCTCCGTGACCAGGACGCGATCACGTCAGAGCCTGTCGCCGCTGCCTTCGCCGCAGTGCCCCGTCACCGGTTCGCACCCGACGCGCCCCTGGACCTCGCCTACGACCTCCACCGCACCGTGCCCGTCAAGAAGGACGAGGACGGCCTGGACATCAGCGTCATGTCCGCCGCCCACCTCCAGGCCGTGATGCTGGAGCAGGCCGACATCGAGCCCGGCATGAAGGTCCTGGAGATCGGCT includes:
- a CDS encoding ATP-binding protein gives rise to the protein MTAGSAESLAERPAFTPESVRDDLALRIERGARAEGEPMPEYEGQWVGRLRRIGAAKLRHWGLPCLVESAELLISELVTNALRHGTGGEVAFRFLLAMDVLVIEVDDGSPGRPRVHEADPDEESGRGMLIVASVAASWGVSPDGTTTWCTLTIPTTTRSSR
- a CDS encoding DUF6302 family protein: MTARVARFSQHELPPLTIAVLPAREAYDYETFRHRLADVSVLDQSVAIRVFRIPLLAVPAGGRRRGGYFSTASLSVGLAVRGLLQGRPGFTSPRLRWSPYRDACHIVEWGETPPSCWDDVARGRFYGDSDIAFADFCAALPPPLPAAHDPLFGVPEPFPRSFVERRRGPTSPSNEHAREEERTCVGMFPPVLQLRRPIAKPPR
- a CDS encoding DUF5999 family protein; the encoded protein is MCRHVPPCPTTEAPDREAATVIARHDDQGWSLLCNGLPLFEDTGGLLPDGSVVAPHRPIPAAQKAAA
- a CDS encoding DUF6415 family natural product biosynthesis protein; amino-acid sequence: MTVSVTEAPVIAVASVRRYSGDVGTRTRVLARLREVALQDSAEIPALDAVFDDLESVLGERAELTGDEVKLLTPCLHKVFRRILGMAEASNVGVAPDTIGRARELLVERFPGDFLPARAHLRRLAMAVEDVFDQLLEDMP
- a CDS encoding NAD(P)-dependent oxidoreductase, producing the protein MTTVTLLHPGSMGAPLAAQAVLSGHRVLWVAEGRSDLTRSRAEKAGLIPCSSLGEALAASEIVLSVCPPQAAESVAAAVATHEFEGTYVDANAISPQRMLRTAERMAPGCAILDGAIIGPPPGQGRRARLYLSGDPHVVGLIGELFENTEIDVRRAGAELGAASALKMAFASFQKVARTLAGVSHALAEQYGVAHLLTAEAKVMTSEILSDPGYLPSVAARAWRWAPEMGEVAEALRAAGLPPQMAEAAAAVMQLWEKDKDQNDLPLADVLAHLRRTDLGHQ